One segment of Vibrio orientalis CIP 102891 = ATCC 33934 DNA contains the following:
- a CDS encoding ABC1 kinase family protein — translation MSTKQKNIPTHRISRFGKLASLATRVAGNVLTEGTKQLAKGQRPKAKDLILTPANISRLTEQLAHLRGAAMKLGQMLSMDAGDVLEPELADILARLRSDADPLPAKQLNQVLEGALGEDWKLQFAAFNFKPVASASIGQVHQAYNDDGEKLAVKVQYPGIRKSIDSDVDNVGTLLSIVGLIPESVDYKGLLEEAKKQLHDEADYQREANFAQRYHQALQNTDHFVVPNIHSEITSESVLAMDFLEGISIEHAGSLKQSERDLVMHRLLELMFRELFDFKMVQTDPNFANYLYMPETKQIGLLDFGATREYSDRFSDGYRKAFSSVVQGSESGLNYALEQIGFFSQDILPDQRQAILNLVELACEPMLVDEEYDFRASGLAMRLREAGTILSMEQDYWHTPPADALFLHRKIAGMYLLAARLGAKVNIHRLATPYLNI, via the coding sequence ATGTCGACAAAACAGAAAAACATTCCTACCCATCGAATCTCACGCTTCGGAAAACTTGCGTCACTTGCTACTCGCGTTGCAGGTAATGTTTTAACAGAAGGGACTAAGCAGTTAGCAAAAGGTCAAAGGCCTAAAGCGAAAGATCTAATTTTGACACCAGCGAATATCTCAAGACTCACCGAACAGCTGGCACACTTACGTGGCGCTGCAATGAAGCTAGGTCAAATGCTATCTATGGATGCGGGCGACGTTCTTGAGCCAGAACTCGCTGATATTCTCGCAAGGCTTCGCTCGGATGCTGACCCGCTACCCGCTAAGCAGCTCAATCAGGTGTTAGAAGGTGCGCTAGGGGAAGATTGGAAGCTCCAGTTTGCTGCTTTTAACTTCAAGCCTGTAGCCAGTGCCTCTATCGGTCAGGTCCACCAAGCCTATAACGATGATGGTGAAAAGTTGGCCGTGAAAGTTCAGTATCCGGGAATCAGAAAAAGCATCGATAGTGATGTCGATAACGTGGGGACATTGCTCAGTATCGTTGGCCTGATTCCAGAGTCTGTTGATTATAAGGGCTTACTTGAAGAAGCGAAAAAACAGCTGCACGATGAAGCTGATTACCAGCGAGAAGCGAACTTTGCACAACGTTATCATCAAGCCCTGCAAAATACCGATCACTTTGTGGTACCTAATATTCATAGTGAGATAACCTCAGAATCTGTTTTAGCGATGGACTTCCTTGAGGGTATATCGATAGAACATGCCGGTAGCTTAAAACAATCAGAGCGAGACCTTGTGATGCATCGACTGCTTGAGTTGATGTTCAGAGAGTTGTTCGACTTCAAGATGGTTCAGACTGACCCCAATTTTGCTAACTACCTTTATATGCCGGAAACAAAGCAGATTGGTTTGCTCGATTTTGGTGCGACACGAGAATACAGCGACAGATTCAGTGACGGGTATCGCAAGGCATTTTCTTCGGTGGTGCAGGGGAGTGAGTCGGGTTTGAATTATGCCTTGGAGCAAATCGGCTTCTTCAGTCAGGACATTTTACCGGATCAGCGCCAAGCCATACTTAACTTAGTTGAACTTGCCTGTGAGCCTATGTTGGTGGATGAAGAGTATGATTTCAGAGCCAGTGGCTTAGCTATGCGTTTAAGAGAGGCCGGAACGATATTAAGTATGGAGCAAGACTACTGGCACACCCCTCCGGCAGATGCGCTGTTCTTACATAGAAAAATTGCTGGTATGTATCTTCTTGCTGCACGCTTGGGAGCAAAAGTGAATATCCATCGATTGGCGACGCCTTACTTAAACATCTAA
- the trpB gene encoding tryptophan synthase subunit beta — translation MAKLDAYFGEYGGQYVPQILVPALEQLEQAFIDAQEDPEFRSEFMTLLQEYAGRPTALTLTRNLTKGTKTKLYLKREDLLHGGAHKTNQVLGQALLAKRMGKEEIIAETGAGQHGVATALACALLGLKCRVYMGAKDVERQSPNVFRMKLMGAEVIPVHSGSATLKDACNEALRDWSASYEDAHYLLGTAAGPHPFPTIVREFQRMIGEETKNQILAREGRLPDAVIACVGGGSNAIGMFADFIEEETVRLIGVEPAGKGIDTDQHGAPLKHGKTGIFFGMKAPLMQDENGQVEESYSVSAGLDFPSVGPQHAHLNAIGRAEYDNVTDDEALDAFQELARSEGIIPALESSHALAHALRMARENPEKEQLLVVNLSGRGDKDIFTVHDILQQKGAI, via the coding sequence ATGGCTAAATTAGATGCCTACTTCGGCGAATACGGTGGGCAGTATGTACCACAAATTCTTGTCCCAGCTCTTGAGCAACTAGAGCAAGCGTTTATTGACGCGCAGGAAGACCCAGAGTTTCGCAGTGAGTTTATGACTCTACTGCAAGAGTACGCAGGCCGTCCTACCGCGCTAACACTTACGCGTAACCTAACTAAGGGCACGAAAACCAAACTGTACCTAAAACGTGAAGACCTCCTTCACGGTGGTGCACACAAAACTAACCAAGTATTAGGCCAAGCTCTGCTAGCCAAGCGCATGGGCAAAGAAGAGATCATCGCTGAAACCGGCGCGGGTCAACACGGTGTGGCTACAGCGCTGGCGTGTGCCCTACTTGGCCTTAAATGTCGCGTATACATGGGTGCCAAAGACGTTGAGCGCCAAAGCCCGAACGTTTTCCGTATGAAGCTAATGGGCGCAGAGGTTATCCCTGTGCACTCTGGCTCTGCAACACTCAAAGATGCTTGTAACGAAGCTCTGCGCGACTGGTCAGCAAGCTATGAAGACGCGCATTACCTATTAGGTACAGCAGCAGGTCCTCATCCATTCCCAACCATCGTTCGCGAATTCCAACGCATGATTGGTGAAGAAACTAAGAACCAAATTCTAGCGCGCGAAGGCCGCCTACCTGACGCAGTGATTGCCTGTGTGGGTGGTGGTTCGAATGCCATCGGTATGTTCGCTGACTTTATTGAAGAAGAAACTGTTCGCCTAATCGGTGTTGAGCCTGCAGGTAAAGGGATCGATACTGACCAACACGGTGCACCTCTGAAGCACGGTAAAACGGGTATCTTCTTTGGTATGAAAGCACCATTGATGCAAGATGAAAATGGTCAGGTTGAGGAGTCTTACTCAGTATCAGCAGGTCTCGATTTCCCATCAGTTGGTCCGCAACACGCGCACCTTAACGCCATTGGTCGCGCTGAATACGACAACGTCACAGATGATGAAGCACTAGATGCGTTCCAAGAGTTGGCTCGTAGCGAAGGTATCATCCCTGCTCTTGAATCATCTCACGCTCTTGCACACGCACTGCGTATGGCTCGTGAGAACCCAGAGAAAGAACAACTACTAGTGGTAAACCTATCTGGTCGCGGCGACAAAGATATCTTCACTGTACATGACATTCTGCAACAAAAAGGAGCGATCTAA
- the trpA gene encoding tryptophan synthase subunit alpha, with the protein MNRYEKLFARLNDKNQGAFVPFVTVCDPNPEQSLKIMEALVEAGADALELGIPFSDPLADGPTIQGANIRALDSGATPDICFELIGQIRAKYPDLPIGLLMYANLVYSRGIEDFYQRCANAGIDSVLIADVPTNESEEFVAAAKKHGVEPIFIAPPTASDETLTQVAKLGGGYTYLLSRAGVTGAETKANMPVSTLLERLNQFDAPPALLGFGISEPEQVKQAIDAGAAGAISGSAVVKIIENNIEQPETMLQQLANFVSSMKTATQK; encoded by the coding sequence ATGAACCGTTATGAAAAGCTATTCGCGCGCCTAAACGATAAAAACCAAGGTGCTTTCGTTCCGTTCGTAACAGTTTGCGATCCGAACCCTGAGCAGTCTCTAAAAATCATGGAAGCTTTGGTTGAAGCTGGCGCTGATGCCCTAGAGCTTGGTATTCCATTCTCTGACCCGCTAGCGGATGGCCCAACGATTCAAGGCGCGAACATTCGTGCACTAGATTCTGGTGCAACACCTGATATCTGTTTCGAGCTAATTGGTCAAATTCGCGCTAAATACCCAGACCTTCCAATTGGTCTGCTGATGTATGCAAACCTTGTCTACTCTCGTGGTATTGAAGACTTCTACCAGCGCTGTGCAAACGCCGGCATCGACTCAGTTCTTATTGCAGATGTTCCGACTAATGAAAGTGAAGAATTTGTCGCAGCCGCTAAAAAGCATGGTGTTGAACCAATTTTTATTGCGCCACCAACCGCTTCCGACGAAACTCTAACCCAAGTGGCGAAACTAGGCGGTGGTTACACTTACCTACTCTCGCGCGCAGGGGTCACTGGTGCAGAAACCAAAGCAAACATGCCAGTCAGTACGTTACTTGAGCGACTAAACCAATTTGATGCGCCTCCAGCGCTATTAGGCTTTGGTATTTCTGAACCTGAGCAAGTAAAGCAAGCTATCGATGCGGGAGCAGCAGGCGCTATTTCTGGTTCGGCCGTTGTGAAGATCATTGAAAACAATATTGAACAGCCAGAAACTATGTTACAGCAGCTCGCAAATTTTGTTTCATCCATGAAGACTGCGACACAAAAGTAA
- a CDS encoding ABC transporter ATP-binding protein/permease: MQSASNLESESPQATKKNLGILFELLEFIKPYRVKVGAALLALIFTASLTLTVGHGVRILIDQGFAQQSTSELGSAIGFILIVTVLISIGTFFRFYLVSSVGERVSADIRLAVFNHIVTLHPSYFETNGSGDIMSRITTDTTLLQSIIGSSFSMAMRSALMCVGAIIMLFATNIKLTLIVLASVPFILVPILFYGRRVRALSRQSQDSMADVGSYAGEAIEHIKTVQSYSREAEEKNYFSQEVEKAYDIGRQRVKQRAILISGVIVIVFSAISGMLWVGGSDVINGTMSAGDLGAFVFYAIMVASSLATISEVMGELQRAAGATERLVEILQVKSDIVAPKMSTKPSPSLTAEVSFKDVTFHYPSRPDTPALGQLSLQAEEGKVLALVGPSGAGKSTLFELLQRFYDPQQGEVMFGGVDVRNFAPSELRERMALVPQQPALFSNDVYYNIRYGNPDATDEQVIEAAKKAHAHDFIMKLPEGYQSFLGERGVRLSGGQRQRIAIARAILKDPSILLLDEATSALDSESEHHVQQALDELMRNRTTIIIAHRLSTIQHADKIAVFDHGRLVDVGNHKQLMGSCELYQRLVELQFKHLS; the protein is encoded by the coding sequence ATGCAATCAGCATCAAATCTCGAATCAGAGAGTCCCCAAGCCACCAAGAAGAACCTTGGAATCCTTTTTGAGCTATTAGAGTTCATTAAGCCTTATCGAGTAAAAGTTGGCGCAGCATTGCTTGCCCTGATCTTTACGGCGTCGTTAACGCTAACCGTTGGCCATGGTGTGAGAATATTGATCGACCAAGGCTTTGCTCAGCAATCAACGTCTGAGCTCGGTAGTGCTATTGGCTTTATTCTGATTGTTACGGTTCTTATCTCAATCGGTACATTCTTTCGCTTCTATTTAGTGTCGTCAGTGGGAGAAAGAGTCAGTGCTGATATCCGCTTAGCCGTGTTCAATCATATTGTCACGCTTCATCCAAGCTACTTTGAGACCAATGGCAGCGGTGACATCATGTCTCGTATCACCACCGATACCACCTTGCTGCAAAGCATTATTGGCTCTTCGTTCTCGATGGCGATGCGCAGCGCGCTAATGTGTGTTGGCGCTATCATTATGCTGTTTGCCACCAACATCAAATTGACCCTCATTGTGTTGGCGTCAGTGCCGTTTATTCTGGTGCCTATTCTGTTTTACGGCCGACGAGTCCGCGCGCTGTCTCGTCAAAGCCAAGACTCGATGGCAGATGTGGGTAGCTATGCTGGCGAAGCGATAGAGCATATTAAAACGGTGCAAAGTTATAGTCGGGAAGCTGAAGAAAAAAACTACTTCTCTCAAGAGGTTGAGAAAGCGTATGACATTGGCCGACAACGCGTAAAGCAACGTGCGATCTTGATTTCTGGTGTGATTGTTATCGTGTTCAGTGCCATTTCCGGCATGCTATGGGTGGGTGGCAGCGATGTCATCAACGGCACAATGTCGGCGGGTGATTTAGGTGCCTTTGTCTTCTATGCGATTATGGTTGCTTCTTCGTTGGCAACGATTTCTGAGGTGATGGGAGAGCTACAAAGAGCCGCCGGTGCAACAGAACGATTAGTAGAAATCCTTCAGGTGAAAAGTGACATTGTCGCGCCGAAAATGTCGACCAAGCCTTCGCCATCTTTGACAGCCGAAGTGAGCTTCAAAGATGTGACGTTTCATTATCCCTCGCGGCCAGATACTCCCGCATTAGGCCAGTTAAGCTTGCAAGCGGAAGAAGGCAAAGTTCTGGCACTAGTTGGGCCTTCAGGAGCAGGCAAAAGTACGCTGTTTGAGTTGCTGCAGCGCTTTTATGACCCACAACAGGGGGAAGTGATGTTTGGTGGGGTGGACGTGCGAAACTTTGCGCCGAGTGAGTTACGTGAACGGATGGCACTTGTTCCCCAGCAACCTGCATTGTTTAGTAATGATGTTTACTACAATATTCGTTACGGAAACCCTGATGCCACTGATGAGCAGGTGATTGAAGCAGCCAAGAAAGCGCATGCCCATGACTTTATTATGAAACTACCGGAAGGCTATCAGAGTTTTTTGGGCGAGAGAGGCGTACGCTTATCTGGTGGCCAACGTCAACGTATTGCTATTGCGCGAGCCATCTTAAAAGATCCAAGTATCCTATTGCTTGATGAGGCGACAAGTGCGCTTGACAGTGAGAGTGAACATCATGTCCAACAAGCGTTAGATGAGCTTATGCGCAATCGAACAACCATTATTATTGCTCACCGACTTTCTACCATCCAACACGCCGATAAGATCGCGGTATTTGACCACGGAAGGTTGGTTGATGTCGGTAACCATAAACAATTGATGGGTAGCTGCGAGTTGTATCAACGCTTGGTTGAACTCCAATTTAAGCACCTTAGCTGA
- a CDS encoding GNAT family N-acetyltransferase yields MTTSIIRATVEQLDLVADLFNQYRVFYGQESDLKLAHHYINERLHNDESVVFLAVNADGEALGFTQLYPSFSSVSAQRSWILNDLFVTESGRSGGVGRALMNAATQHAIETGANGLSLETAHDNVVAQSLYESLGYKRETAYLSYFLSV; encoded by the coding sequence TTGACTACTAGTATTATTAGGGCAACCGTGGAGCAACTAGACTTAGTTGCCGACCTATTCAATCAGTATCGAGTTTTTTACGGCCAAGAGAGCGACCTAAAACTCGCTCATCATTACATCAATGAAAGACTTCATAACGATGAATCCGTAGTGTTTTTAGCAGTGAATGCCGATGGTGAGGCGTTGGGCTTTACCCAGCTTTACCCAAGCTTCTCGTCTGTGTCAGCGCAACGTAGCTGGATTTTAAACGATCTGTTTGTGACCGAGAGTGGGCGTTCGGGCGGAGTAGGCAGAGCATTAATGAATGCCGCTACACAACATGCGATAGAAACCGGAGCGAATGGTCTTAGTTTAGAAACCGCCCATGATAATGTTGTAGCACAAAGCCTCTATGAATCATTAGGCTATAAAAGAGAGACCGCCTATTTGAGCTACTTCTTGAGCGTATAG
- a CDS encoding outer membrane beta-barrel protein has protein sequence MKKTLLALALIGASATASADSWIYGSASVGQADLGNESSTSYNVHVGTGILPFIGLEAGYQNFGDFDGVNYGGVIRDLEGSAVYFAAKPSIDFGPLHVYAKAGLHSYELSGGNFKEDEIDMMYGVGAEYFVMGPISLGASYNVFSMKEEDVKNFSLNATFHFL, from the coding sequence ATGAAAAAGACACTACTAGCGCTAGCTCTAATCGGCGCATCAGCTACAGCTTCTGCTGATTCTTGGATTTACGGTAGCGCAAGTGTAGGTCAGGCGGATCTGGGCAATGAGTCATCAACGTCATACAACGTACACGTTGGTACAGGTATTCTGCCATTCATCGGCCTGGAAGCGGGTTACCAAAATTTTGGCGATTTTGATGGCGTTAATTACGGTGGCGTAATTCGTGATCTAGAAGGTTCAGCGGTTTACTTTGCAGCAAAACCAAGCATTGATTTTGGTCCACTGCACGTATATGCAAAAGCGGGTCTGCATTCTTACGAGCTAAGTGGCGGCAACTTTAAAGAAGACGAGATCGACATGATGTACGGTGTGGGTGCTGAGTACTTCGTAATGGGCCCTATCTCTCTAGGCGCTAGCTACAACGTATTCTCGATGAAAGAAGAAGACGTGAAGAACTTCTCTCTAAACGCGACATTCCACTTCCTATAA
- the trpCF gene encoding bifunctional indole-3-glycerol-phosphate synthase TrpC/phosphoribosylanthranilate isomerase TrpF, with product MTEVKNKLSEHVSVKEAEMAEVLAKIVKDKYQWVTERKEQQPLDTFKDDLTASDRSFYDALKSQNTVFITECKKASPSKGLIRDDFDLDYIASVYNNHANAISVLTDEKYFQGNFEFLPQVRKQAKQPILCKDFMVDSYQVYLARHYQADAILLMLSVLDDQEYAELAEVAHSLEMGVLTEVSNEQELHRAVKLGAKVIGINNRNLRDLSTDLNRTKELAPTIRELAPEATIISESGIYTHQQVRDLATYADGFLIGSSLMAEDNLELAVRKVTLGENKVCGLTHPDDAAKVYKAGAIFGGLIFVEASKRFVNLEEARLTMSGAPLKYIGVFQNHAIEQITETAEQLGLTGVQLHGDEDQAFVSELKSKLPEQIEIWKAYGVSESMPTLITEHIDRHLLDTKVGKQVGGTGLVFDWSLIGDPSKVMLAGGITPFNAQKAAKQGCLGLDLNSGVESSPGKKDAEKLEQAFAAIRNY from the coding sequence ATGACTGAGGTTAAAAATAAGCTATCCGAGCACGTTTCAGTAAAAGAAGCTGAAATGGCTGAAGTATTGGCAAAAATCGTTAAAGATAAATATCAATGGGTCACAGAGCGCAAAGAGCAACAGCCACTTGATACATTTAAAGACGATCTGACTGCTTCTGATCGCAGCTTCTACGATGCACTTAAAAGCCAAAACACGGTATTCATTACTGAGTGTAAAAAAGCATCGCCTTCGAAAGGTCTGATCCGAGATGACTTCGATTTAGATTACATTGCGTCGGTATACAACAACCACGCTAATGCGATTTCAGTGCTGACCGATGAGAAGTACTTCCAAGGTAACTTTGAGTTTCTGCCACAGGTACGCAAGCAAGCAAAGCAGCCTATCCTGTGTAAAGACTTTATGGTTGATAGCTACCAAGTTTACTTGGCTCGCCACTACCAAGCGGATGCGATTCTCCTGATGCTTTCAGTACTCGACGACCAAGAGTATGCTGAACTTGCTGAAGTTGCGCACTCACTTGAAATGGGCGTGTTGACGGAAGTCAGCAATGAACAAGAGCTGCATCGCGCCGTCAAGTTAGGCGCAAAAGTTATCGGCATTAATAACCGTAACCTGCGCGACCTTTCAACTGATTTGAATCGCACCAAAGAACTGGCTCCAACTATTCGTGAGCTCGCACCTGAAGCGACCATCATTTCAGAGTCTGGCATCTACACTCATCAGCAAGTGAGAGATCTGGCCACATATGCAGACGGCTTCCTCATTGGTAGCTCACTAATGGCTGAAGACAACTTAGAACTTGCAGTACGCAAAGTGACCTTAGGTGAGAATAAGGTATGTGGCCTGACTCACCCAGATGATGCCGCTAAAGTTTACAAAGCAGGTGCGATCTTTGGTGGCCTCATTTTCGTTGAAGCCTCTAAACGCTTCGTTAACCTAGAAGAAGCGCGCTTAACCATGAGTGGCGCACCGCTAAAGTACATCGGCGTATTCCAAAACCACGCCATCGAACAAATCACTGAGACCGCGGAGCAACTCGGTCTTACCGGTGTGCAACTGCATGGCGACGAAGACCAAGCCTTTGTTTCCGAGCTCAAAAGCAAGCTTCCAGAACAGATCGAAATTTGGAAAGCGTATGGTGTTAGCGAATCTATGCCAACGCTGATTACTGAGCATATCGACCGTCACTTATTGGACACTAAAGTTGGTAAACAAGTCGGCGGTACAGGCCTTGTATTTGATTGGTCACTGATTGGCGATCCATCTAAGGTCATGCTGGCAGGTGGAATCACTCCGTTCAACGCCCAAAAAGCCGCAAAGCAAGGTTGTCTGGGCTTAGACCTAAACTCCGGCGTGGAGTCTTCTCCAGGTAAGAAAGACGCGGAAAAACTTGAACAAGCTTTTGCAGCAATTCGAAACTACTAA
- the trpD gene encoding anthranilate phosphoribosyltransferase, with protein MEQIINKLYEQQSLTQEESQQLFDVIIRGELDPILMASALTALKIKGETPDEIAGAAKALLANANPFPRPDYDFADIVGTGGDGHNTINISTTAAFVAAACGLKVAKHGNRSVSSKSGSSDLLDSFGINLAMSAEDTRTAVDEIGVAFLFAPQYHGGVRHAMPVRQTMKTRTIFNILGPLINPARPNIELMGVYSQELVRPIAETMLQMGMKRAAVVHGSGLDEVAIHGETTVAEIKDGEIIEYTLTPADFGLESHPLEAIKGGDPEENKAIITNMLTGKGTDAQLGAVAANVALLMRLFGHEDLKANTQQAIDAMNSGKAYELVKKLAAHA; from the coding sequence ATGGAACAGATTATCAACAAACTTTACGAGCAGCAGTCACTCACTCAAGAAGAGAGCCAACAGCTATTTGATGTCATCATTCGTGGTGAGCTAGACCCAATTCTAATGGCTTCAGCGCTAACAGCGCTAAAAATCAAAGGTGAAACCCCAGACGAGATTGCCGGCGCAGCAAAAGCTCTATTAGCCAATGCGAACCCTTTCCCTCGCCCGGATTATGATTTCGCTGATATCGTTGGCACTGGCGGCGATGGTCATAACACGATTAATATTTCGACGACTGCCGCATTTGTCGCAGCAGCTTGTGGCTTAAAAGTCGCTAAACACGGTAACCGTAGCGTATCGAGCAAATCCGGCAGCTCTGATTTACTGGACTCTTTCGGTATTAACCTAGCGATGAGTGCCGAAGATACTCGCACAGCAGTCGATGAGATCGGTGTGGCTTTCTTATTCGCTCCGCAATACCACGGCGGCGTTCGTCATGCGATGCCAGTACGTCAAACCATGAAGACGCGTACGATTTTCAACATCTTAGGCCCATTGATTAACCCTGCTCGTCCAAACATCGAACTGATGGGCGTGTACTCACAAGAGCTTGTGCGCCCTATTGCAGAAACCATGTTGCAAATGGGTATGAAGCGTGCGGCCGTGGTGCACGGTAGTGGTTTAGATGAAGTCGCAATTCACGGTGAAACGACAGTCGCTGAGATCAAAGACGGTGAGATTATTGAGTACACCCTAACCCCTGCGGACTTCGGTTTAGAATCTCATCCACTTGAAGCGATTAAAGGTGGCGATCCAGAAGAAAACAAAGCGATCATCACCAACATGCTGACGGGCAAAGGCACTGACGCTCAACTTGGCGCAGTTGCTGCCAATGTTGCCCTGCTAATGCGCTTATTCGGTCACGAAGATCTTAAAGCCAATACCCAACAAGCCATCGACGCGATGAATTCAGGTAAAGCTTACGAGCTTGTCAAAAAACTTGCCGCGCACGCGTAA
- a CDS encoding dicarboxylate/amino acid:cation symporter yields MEVLKEKSLLSNIGVQVVIAMIIGTAVGAFMGESATMFAPLGAIFINLIKMLVIPLVAVALISGAAGLGNSQSAGKVGVVTLGYFGLTSALAVALALFMGEVFQPGMGIDVSGVEGMFSAEYASKGELPTFWATITGMIPTNVFQSLNEANILQILVFCMFFGIAISKQAKEKREPIINGVNAIVDAMVWMINKVMIIAPIGVFGLMAEAVGTFGFGALMVVFKLFVVYVAAILIFGFVAYPLMVHIFTKTSAKKFLVAMKKPQAVALSTASSMATLPVTLDTVEHELGVKNTTASFVLPLGATINMSGNAIYYGLVAIFFAQLFNIDLGMGAYIAIIVTSTLGAVGQAGVPGPSFLVVAVLLAAGIPIEGLPLLFALDRIFDMIRTALNITGDAACAVIVDALIEDEAKEAELQKQQA; encoded by the coding sequence ATGGAAGTGTTAAAAGAAAAGAGTTTGCTAAGCAATATTGGTGTGCAAGTTGTCATCGCCATGATTATCGGTACTGCCGTTGGTGCCTTCATGGGCGAGAGCGCGACAATGTTCGCTCCGCTAGGTGCGATCTTCATCAACCTAATTAAAATGCTGGTTATCCCATTGGTAGCCGTTGCACTGATTTCTGGTGCTGCGGGCCTTGGTAATAGCCAATCAGCAGGTAAAGTGGGCGTAGTGACTTTGGGTTACTTTGGCCTAACGTCTGCGCTAGCGGTAGCACTAGCCCTATTTATGGGTGAAGTATTCCAGCCTGGCATGGGCATCGACGTATCTGGCGTTGAGGGTATGTTCTCAGCTGAATACGCTTCAAAAGGTGAACTTCCAACTTTCTGGGCGACCATCACTGGTATGATCCCAACCAACGTTTTCCAATCACTGAATGAAGCAAACATCCTACAGATCCTAGTATTCTGTATGTTCTTTGGTATTGCGATTTCTAAGCAAGCTAAAGAAAAACGTGAGCCAATCATCAACGGTGTAAACGCTATCGTTGACGCAATGGTTTGGATGATCAACAAAGTGATGATCATTGCACCAATCGGCGTATTTGGCCTAATGGCTGAAGCCGTTGGTACGTTTGGTTTTGGCGCGCTAATGGTGGTGTTCAAGCTATTCGTTGTTTACGTTGCTGCGATTCTTATCTTCGGTTTTGTTGCTTACCCTCTAATGGTGCACATCTTCACTAAAACTTCTGCGAAGAAGTTCCTAGTCGCGATGAAGAAGCCTCAAGCAGTTGCGCTATCAACAGCGTCATCTATGGCAACGCTACCAGTAACACTTGACACCGTTGAACACGAGCTAGGTGTTAAGAACACTACGGCATCGTTCGTTCTTCCTCTAGGTGCAACCATCAACATGAGCGGTAACGCAATCTACTACGGTTTGGTTGCAATCTTCTTTGCTCAGCTATTCAACATTGATCTAGGTATGGGCGCGTACATCGCGATCATCGTTACCTCTACACTAGGTGCGGTAGGTCAAGCAGGTGTTCCTGGTCCATCTTTCCTAGTGGTTGCAGTACTTCTAGCGGCCGGTATTCCAATCGAAGGTCTACCACTACTGTTCGCTCTTGACCGTATCTTCGACATGATTCGTACAGCACTTAACATCACCGGTGATGCAGCGTGTGCAGTTATCGTTGATGCACTAATCGAAGACGAAGCAAAAGAAGCTGAACTGCAAAAGCAACAAGCGTAA